The following coding sequences are from one Primulina eburnea isolate SZY01 chromosome 15, ASM2296580v1, whole genome shotgun sequence window:
- the LOC140814204 gene encoding zinc finger BED domain-containing protein RICESLEEPER 1-like → MDGSDEAVVVNSSRLKSVVWNDFDRVKRGETYMAVCRHCKRILSGSSTSGTSHLRNHLTRCLKRSNHDITQFLTRGKRKQSNLALTKYSSVQIKNEMVTVASNACEQGLKSGNMSMGSFNVDQRKSQTDLARMIIMHGYPLSMVEDIGFKTFVRNLQPLFDLVTVDKVQADCMEIYRKEKQRIYEELDKLPGKVSLSAERWTSNGDTAYLSLIAHFIDDSWELKKRVLIFLAIDPFQAEDLLSEVIMANLRNWDIDRKLFSLTVDNCSTYDRIVYRIRDQLSQRKLLACEGQLFDVRCAANTVKLLVQDVLGTSREISDKVREAIRFVQNSQATREKFEEIVQLVGANCQQLLSLDDPFRWNSTYSMLETALEYKEALSQLQEHDPSFLIFPSCLDWDRLRAITSILKFFHEVSNVFAGGKHSTANSYFAEICDIHLQLIEWCQKSDDFVSSLALKLKTKFDEYWKKCSLIMAIAAILDPRFKMKLVEYYYPQIYGDTALDCIDIVSNCIKALYNGLAIYNPLAAHGQCSNSETSGSAVKDRLTGFDRFLHENSVNQNIKSDLDKYLEEPLFPRSVDFSILNWWKVHEPRYPVLSMMARNILGIPISKVSHESLFDFRDRALDHCWNSLKPDSLQALVCSKDWMQHGFEVTESKSLPTPTFALRYDAN, encoded by the exons ATGGATGGCTCTGATGAAGCTGTCGTTGTTAACTCTAGTAGATTGAAATCTGTTGTCTGGAATGATTTTGATAGAGTTAAAAGAGGTGAAACATACATGGCCGTCTGTCGGCACTGTAAAAGAATACTTAGCGGGTCAAGTACCAGTGGAACATCTCATTTGAGAAATCATTTAACTAGGTGCCTTAAAAGATCAAACCACGACATTACTCAATTCTTGACAAGGGGCAAGAGAAAGCAAAGCAACCTTGCCCTTACCAAGTACAGCTCAGTTCAAATAAAGAATGAGATGGTCACTGTTGCAAGTAATGCTTGTGAACAAGGGCTAAAAAGTGGAAATATGAGCATGGGGAGTTTCAATGTTGATCAGAGGAAGAGTCAGACAGATCTTGCACGTATGATCATTATGCATGGTTATCCATTGAGCATGGTTGAGGATATAGGCTTCAAGACATTTGTTCGAAATCTTCAGCCCTTGTTTGATCTTGTGACTGTTGATAAAGTTCAGGCTGACTGTATGGAGATCTATAGAAAAGAGAAACAGAGAATATACGAGGAGCTTGATAAACTGCCTGGGAAAGTCAGCCTTAGTGCTGAGAGATGGACTTCTAATGGAGATACAGCGTATCTGAGTTTGATTGCACATTTTATTGATGATTCTTGGGAACTAAAGAAGAGGGTTTTGATCTTTTTAGCCATTGATCCCTTTCAAGCTGAAGACTTGCTTTCGGAAGTAATCATGGCAAATCTTAGGAACTGGGATATTGATAGAAAGTTGTTCTCATTGACGGTTGATAACTGTTCCACCTATGACAGGATTGTGTATAGAATCAGAGACCAACTCAGCCAGCGCAAGTTACTGGCATGTGAGGGCCAATTATTTGATGTACGCTGCGCAGCAAATACCGTCAAGTTGTTAGTCCAAGATGTCCTTGGAACATCACGAGAGATCAGTGACAAAGTTCGTGAAGCTATACGGTTTGTTCAAAATTCACAAGCCACTAGAGAAAAGTTTGAAGAGATAGTTCAATTAGTTGGGGCTAATTGCCAGCAACTCTTATCACTTGATGACCCATTTCGATGGAACTCAACATATTCAATGCTTGAAACTGCTTTAGAGTACAAAGAAGCACTCTCTCAATTGCAAGAACATGACCCTAGCTTTTTAATATTCCCATCTTGTTTAGATTGGGACAGACTGCGAGCTATCACTAGTATCTTGAAGTTCTTTCATGAAGTTTCCAATGTCTTTGCGGGAGGCAAGCATTCCACTGCTAATTCATACTTTGCTGAGATTTGTGACATTCATCTACAGCTGATTGAGTGGTGCCAGAAGTCAGATGATTTCGTTAGCAGTTTAGCATTGAAATTGAAAACAAAATTTGATGAATATTGGAAAAAATGCAGCTTGATTATGGCCATTGCAGCCATATTAGATCCcagattcaaaatgaaattaGTGGAGTATTACTATCCGCAAATTTATGGTGATACTGCTCTAGATTGCATAGATATTGTTTCAAATTGTATCAAAGCTTTGTACAATGGTCTTGCTATCTACAACCCATTAGCGGCTCATGGTCAATGTTCAAATTCGGAAACGAGTGGTAGTGCTGTTAAGGATAGGCTTACTGGCTTTGACCGATTCCTGCACGAAAATTCTGTTaaccaaaacataaaatctGACCTAGACAAGTATTTGGAGGAACCCCTCTTCCCACGAAGTGTTGATTTCAGTATATTGAATTGGTGGAAGGTTCACGAACCAAGATATCCTGTGCTGTCAATGATGGCGCGCAACATTTTAGGGATTCCAATATCGAAAGTATCCCATGAGTCTCTATTTGATTTTCGAGATAGGGCCCTTGATCACTGCTGGAATTCACTCAAGCCAGATAGTTTGCAAGCTTTGGTGTGTTCCAAGGATTGGATGCAGCATGGATTTGAAG TGACAGAGTCGAAATCTCTCCCGACCCCTACCTTTGCGTTGCGCTACGATGCAAACTAA
- the LOC140814206 gene encoding probable galacturonosyltransferase 15 isoform X2: MEATTSKGEYGGGVGFGTEESSNRVPITFKDLVEDMASKKQDVKAFAFKTRAVIEKMEHTVKTAKWQESVYWHLAAHGVPDSMHCLSLKLTEEYSINAVARSRLPLPRYVYRLTDNSFQHIVLLTDNVLAASVVISSTIKTSINPKNLVFHVITDKKTYTSMHAWFALNTIDSAVVEVKGLHQYEWSRDVNVGIKEVFEIHRQIMKYNLRNLKKGGFDNKEDYDHKLGVLIPSSFSLLNYLRIYLPELFPDLDKVVLLDDDIVAQHDLSSVWDLDLNDKVVGAVVDSWCGHDCCPGRKYKDYFNFTDPIIISDLDPDNCGWQYGMTIFDLKKWRKTNITAVYHQWLKHNLNSGFVLWHTGALPPALIAFKNHVHRIDSSWQLAGLGHRFHQVDKQMSEAAAVIHFSGPAKPWLNIASPEVRVLWTRHLNFSIECIRRCGIAG, translated from the exons ATGGAGGCAACCACTAGTAAAGGTGAATATGGCGGTGGAGTTGGATTTGGAACAGAGGAGAGTTCAAATCGAGTACCAATTACATTCAAGGATCTTGTGGAGGATATGGCGTCCAAGAAACAAGACGTTAAAGCCTTCGCTTTCAAGACCAGAGCCGTG ATTGAGAAGATGGAACACACGGTTAAAACTGCTAAATGGCAGGAATCTGTTTACTGGCATTTAGCTGCTCATGGAGTACCCGACAGCATGCACTGTCTTTCTCTTAAGTTGACCGAAGAGTATTCCATAAATGCAGTGGCTCGTTCTCGTTTACCTTTGCCTCGATATGTTTACCGCCTCACCGATAATTCATTTCAACATATTGTTCTTCTAACCGACAATGTCCTGGCTGCATCTGTTGTAATCTCCTCTACCATTAAAACTTCGATCAATCCCAAAAACTTGGTATTTCATGTGATCACTGATAAGAAAACATACACTTCAATGCATGCATGGTTTGCATTGAACACGATAGATTCTGCAGTCGTTGAAGTCAAGGGCTTGCATCAATACGAGTGGTCTCGTGATGTAAATGTCGGGATTAAGGAGGTGTTCGAAATTCATCGCCAGATCATGAAGTACAATTTGAGAAATCTAAAGAAAGGAGGCTTTGATAACAAGGAAGATTATGATCACAAACTAGGTGTCCTAATCCCCAGCAGCTTTTCACTTTTGAATTACCTCCGTATTTATCTCCCTGAG CTGTTCCCAGATCTTGACAAGGTAGTGTTATTGGATGATGATATTGTTGCACAACATGACTTATCATCTGTATGGGACTTGGACCTCAATGACAAGGTTGTAGGTGCAGTTGTAGATTCATGGTGCGGACATGACTGTTGTCCAGGAAGAAAATACAAGGATTACTTCAATTTTACAGATCCAATCATAATATCCGACTTGGATCCTGATAATTGTGGATGGCAATACGGGATGACTATCTTTGACCTAAAAAAATGGAGGAAGACTAACATCACTGCAGTATATCACCAATGGCTCAAACAT AACCTAAATTCTGGTTTTGTACTATGGCATACCGGAGCACTTCCTCCCGCCTTGATTGCTTTCAAAAACCATGTGCATCGCATTGATTCTTCATGGCAACTGGCTGGTTTGGGTCATCGTTTCCACCAAGTTGATAAACAGATGTCAGAAGCTGCGGCGGTCATACACTTTAGCGGGCCAGCAAAGCCATGGCTCAATATTGCGTCCCCTGAGGTAAGAGTCCTTTGGACTAGGCATCTAAATTTCTCGATCGAATGTATAAGAAGATGTGGCATAGCGGGCTAA
- the LOC140814206 gene encoding probable galacturonosyltransferase 15 isoform X1, with protein MKLYISTIRTKRVAAYSAAADGAGVGGTRSEMKGKNPPSTAFGRRLYHRAAILPVLLLFGLVLPLLFVRTAFLVLESAALCSSSIGCMTLRIFGGSDAALLREELTRALMEATTSKGEYGGGVGFGTEESSNRVPITFKDLVEDMASKKQDVKAFAFKTRAVIEKMEHTVKTAKWQESVYWHLAAHGVPDSMHCLSLKLTEEYSINAVARSRLPLPRYVYRLTDNSFQHIVLLTDNVLAASVVISSTIKTSINPKNLVFHVITDKKTYTSMHAWFALNTIDSAVVEVKGLHQYEWSRDVNVGIKEVFEIHRQIMKYNLRNLKKGGFDNKEDYDHKLGVLIPSSFSLLNYLRIYLPELFPDLDKVVLLDDDIVAQHDLSSVWDLDLNDKVVGAVVDSWCGHDCCPGRKYKDYFNFTDPIIISDLDPDNCGWQYGMTIFDLKKWRKTNITAVYHQWLKHNLNSGFVLWHTGALPPALIAFKNHVHRIDSSWQLAGLGHRFHQVDKQMSEAAAVIHFSGPAKPWLNIASPEVRVLWTRHLNFSIECIRRCGIAG; from the exons ATGAAGCTTTACATATCCACGATTAGGACTAAGAGAGTTGCGGCATACAGTGCCGCCGCAGATGGCGCCGGCGTTGGAGGTACTCGGAGTGAGATGAAAGGGAAGAATCCGCCATCGACTGCGTTCGGCCGCCGATTATACCATCGGGCGGCGATTTTACCGGTGTTGCTGTTGTTTGGGCTGGTGTTGCCTTTACTCTTCGTTAGAACTGCTTTTCTAGTACTTGAATCCGCCGCTCTTTGCTCTTCCTCCATCG GATGTATGACGCTAAGGATTTTTGGCGGGAGCGATGCTGCTCTG CTCAGAGAAGAGCTGACACGGGCTCTAATGGAGGCAACCACTAGTAAAGGTGAATATGGCGGTGGAGTTGGATTTGGAACAGAGGAGAGTTCAAATCGAGTACCAATTACATTCAAGGATCTTGTGGAGGATATGGCGTCCAAGAAACAAGACGTTAAAGCCTTCGCTTTCAAGACCAGAGCCGTG ATTGAGAAGATGGAACACACGGTTAAAACTGCTAAATGGCAGGAATCTGTTTACTGGCATTTAGCTGCTCATGGAGTACCCGACAGCATGCACTGTCTTTCTCTTAAGTTGACCGAAGAGTATTCCATAAATGCAGTGGCTCGTTCTCGTTTACCTTTGCCTCGATATGTTTACCGCCTCACCGATAATTCATTTCAACATATTGTTCTTCTAACCGACAATGTCCTGGCTGCATCTGTTGTAATCTCCTCTACCATTAAAACTTCGATCAATCCCAAAAACTTGGTATTTCATGTGATCACTGATAAGAAAACATACACTTCAATGCATGCATGGTTTGCATTGAACACGATAGATTCTGCAGTCGTTGAAGTCAAGGGCTTGCATCAATACGAGTGGTCTCGTGATGTAAATGTCGGGATTAAGGAGGTGTTCGAAATTCATCGCCAGATCATGAAGTACAATTTGAGAAATCTAAAGAAAGGAGGCTTTGATAACAAGGAAGATTATGATCACAAACTAGGTGTCCTAATCCCCAGCAGCTTTTCACTTTTGAATTACCTCCGTATTTATCTCCCTGAG CTGTTCCCAGATCTTGACAAGGTAGTGTTATTGGATGATGATATTGTTGCACAACATGACTTATCATCTGTATGGGACTTGGACCTCAATGACAAGGTTGTAGGTGCAGTTGTAGATTCATGGTGCGGACATGACTGTTGTCCAGGAAGAAAATACAAGGATTACTTCAATTTTACAGATCCAATCATAATATCCGACTTGGATCCTGATAATTGTGGATGGCAATACGGGATGACTATCTTTGACCTAAAAAAATGGAGGAAGACTAACATCACTGCAGTATATCACCAATGGCTCAAACAT AACCTAAATTCTGGTTTTGTACTATGGCATACCGGAGCACTTCCTCCCGCCTTGATTGCTTTCAAAAACCATGTGCATCGCATTGATTCTTCATGGCAACTGGCTGGTTTGGGTCATCGTTTCCACCAAGTTGATAAACAGATGTCAGAAGCTGCGGCGGTCATACACTTTAGCGGGCCAGCAAAGCCATGGCTCAATATTGCGTCCCCTGAGGTAAGAGTCCTTTGGACTAGGCATCTAAATTTCTCGATCGAATGTATAAGAAGATGTGGCATAGCGGGCTAA
- the LOC140814378 gene encoding uncharacterized protein isoform X2 → MLPAMYRRGNRWLNHSRSARNTQLSVFVLFLVLIMVALTVIFGKIGYRSSWMSELQSQKWNSFDSLVRLDPTVEFRNGTNLIWQLPDSPEAVLFLAHGCNGRAANFWDKSPSCPTCVGLPEERLIVLHALARKFAVLAISSKGRCWSPGEERWIAKDIIQWWLAERMLEKFPLFALGASSGGYFVSVLAMVVRFKGISLMIAEGEFNHLDITKDYPATLFVHMPKDEKRKRRIEKYMVAMSRMGIDVTEIKCMEFPLTPELFANRIPGLDQSLSATLFKVFQDRGFVDENGYIRDDGRVIPWKTALEERNILLPDKSLVDHIQEEMNLAFAYHEMTSIQSQQIFDWFESHKS, encoded by the exons ATGCTTCCAG CTATGTATAGACGCGGAAACAGATGGCTGAACCATTCAAGAAGTGCAAGAAATACTCAACTttcagtttttgttttgtttctgGTTCTCATAATGGTGGCATTGACTGTAATATTTGGGAAAATAGGTTATAGATCCAGTTGGATGTCTGAGCTTCAAAGCCAAAAATGGAATAGCTTCGACTCTTTGGTTCGATTAGATCCCACGGTGGAGTTTAGGAATGGGACCAATTTAATCTGGCAGTTACCCGACTCGCCTGAGGCAGTTCTTTTCTTGGCTCATGGCTGTAATGGTAGAGCAGCAAACTTTTGGGATAAGTCTCCTAGTTGCCCAACTTGTGTTGGTTTGCCTGAAGAGAGGCTCATTGTGCTTCATGCCTTGGCTAGAAAATTTGCTGTGCTTGCCATATCAAGCAAAGGACGCTGTTGGTCACCTGGGGAGGAAAGGTGGATTGCTAAAGATATTATTCAATGGTGGCTTGCTGAGCGAATGCTAGAAAAGTTTCCTTTATTTGCATTAGGTGCATCCTCAGGTGGATATTTTGTCTCTGTGCTTGCCATGGTGGTACGATTCAAAGGTATTTCTTTAATGATTGCCGAAGGCGAGTTTAATCATCTGGATATCACAAAGGACTACCCTGCTACACTTTTTGTGCACATGCCCAAAGATGAAAAGAGGAAACGGAGAATTGAGAAGTATATGGTGGCTATGAGTAGAATGGGAATTGATGTTACTGAAATCAAGTGCATGGAATTCCCTTTGACCCCTGAATTATTTGCCAATAGAATTCCTGGTCTTGACCAATCTCTGTCAGCAACATTGTTCAAAGTTTTTCAGGACCGAGGCTTTGTCGATGAGAATGGTTACATCAGGGATGACGGGCGTGTAATACCATGGAAAACTGCTCTTGAGGAGAGAAATATCCTTCTTCCAGATAAATCTTTGGTCGATCACATTCAAGAGGAAATGAATCTTGCATTTGCATATCATGAAATGACCAGCATACAGTCTCAGCAAATATTTGACTGGTTTGAATCTCATAAGAGTTGA
- the LOC140814378 gene encoding uncharacterized protein isoform X3, with protein sequence MLPGYRSSWMSELQSQKWNSFDSLVRLDPTVEFRNGTNLIWQLPDSPEAVLFLAHGCNGRAANFWDKSPSCPTCVGLPEERLIVLHALARKFAVLAISSKGRCWSPGEERWIAKDIIQWWLAERMLEKFPLFALGASSGGYFVSVLAMVVRFKGISLMIAEGEFNHLDITKDYPATLFVHMPKDEKRKRRIEKYMVAMSRMGIDVTEIKCMEFPLTPELFANRIPGLDQSLSATLFKVFQDRGFVDENGYIRDDGRVIPWKTALEERNILLPDKSLVDHIQEEMNLAFAYHEMTSIQSQQIFDWFESHKS encoded by the exons ATGCTTCCAG GTTATAGATCCAGTTGGATGTCTGAGCTTCAAAGCCAAAAATGGAATAGCTTCGACTCTTTGGTTCGATTAGATCCCACGGTGGAGTTTAGGAATGGGACCAATTTAATCTGGCAGTTACCCGACTCGCCTGAGGCAGTTCTTTTCTTGGCTCATGGCTGTAATGGTAGAGCAGCAAACTTTTGGGATAAGTCTCCTAGTTGCCCAACTTGTGTTGGTTTGCCTGAAGAGAGGCTCATTGTGCTTCATGCCTTGGCTAGAAAATTTGCTGTGCTTGCCATATCAAGCAAAGGACGCTGTTGGTCACCTGGGGAGGAAAGGTGGATTGCTAAAGATATTATTCAATGGTGGCTTGCTGAGCGAATGCTAGAAAAGTTTCCTTTATTTGCATTAGGTGCATCCTCAGGTGGATATTTTGTCTCTGTGCTTGCCATGGTGGTACGATTCAAAGGTATTTCTTTAATGATTGCCGAAGGCGAGTTTAATCATCTGGATATCACAAAGGACTACCCTGCTACACTTTTTGTGCACATGCCCAAAGATGAAAAGAGGAAACGGAGAATTGAGAAGTATATGGTGGCTATGAGTAGAATGGGAATTGATGTTACTGAAATCAAGTGCATGGAATTCCCTTTGACCCCTGAATTATTTGCCAATAGAATTCCTGGTCTTGACCAATCTCTGTCAGCAACATTGTTCAAAGTTTTTCAGGACCGAGGCTTTGTCGATGAGAATGGTTACATCAGGGATGACGGGCGTGTAATACCATGGAAAACTGCTCTTGAGGAGAGAAATATCCTTCTTCCAGATAAATCTTTGGTCGATCACATTCAAGAGGAAATGAATCTTGCATTTGCATATCATGAAATGACCAGCATACAGTCTCAGCAAATATTTGACTGGTTTGAATCTCATAAGAGTTGA
- the LOC140814378 gene encoding uncharacterized protein isoform X1 has protein sequence MWFSAMYRRGNRWLNHSRSARNTQLSVFVLFLVLIMVALTVIFGKIGYRSSWMSELQSQKWNSFDSLVRLDPTVEFRNGTNLIWQLPDSPEAVLFLAHGCNGRAANFWDKSPSCPTCVGLPEERLIVLHALARKFAVLAISSKGRCWSPGEERWIAKDIIQWWLAERMLEKFPLFALGASSGGYFVSVLAMVVRFKGISLMIAEGEFNHLDITKDYPATLFVHMPKDEKRKRRIEKYMVAMSRMGIDVTEIKCMEFPLTPELFANRIPGLDQSLSATLFKVFQDRGFVDENGYIRDDGRVIPWKTALEERNILLPDKSLVDHIQEEMNLAFAYHEMTSIQSQQIFDWFESHKS, from the coding sequence ATGTGGTTTTCAGCTATGTATAGACGCGGAAACAGATGGCTGAACCATTCAAGAAGTGCAAGAAATACTCAACTttcagtttttgttttgtttctgGTTCTCATAATGGTGGCATTGACTGTAATATTTGGGAAAATAGGTTATAGATCCAGTTGGATGTCTGAGCTTCAAAGCCAAAAATGGAATAGCTTCGACTCTTTGGTTCGATTAGATCCCACGGTGGAGTTTAGGAATGGGACCAATTTAATCTGGCAGTTACCCGACTCGCCTGAGGCAGTTCTTTTCTTGGCTCATGGCTGTAATGGTAGAGCAGCAAACTTTTGGGATAAGTCTCCTAGTTGCCCAACTTGTGTTGGTTTGCCTGAAGAGAGGCTCATTGTGCTTCATGCCTTGGCTAGAAAATTTGCTGTGCTTGCCATATCAAGCAAAGGACGCTGTTGGTCACCTGGGGAGGAAAGGTGGATTGCTAAAGATATTATTCAATGGTGGCTTGCTGAGCGAATGCTAGAAAAGTTTCCTTTATTTGCATTAGGTGCATCCTCAGGTGGATATTTTGTCTCTGTGCTTGCCATGGTGGTACGATTCAAAGGTATTTCTTTAATGATTGCCGAAGGCGAGTTTAATCATCTGGATATCACAAAGGACTACCCTGCTACACTTTTTGTGCACATGCCCAAAGATGAAAAGAGGAAACGGAGAATTGAGAAGTATATGGTGGCTATGAGTAGAATGGGAATTGATGTTACTGAAATCAAGTGCATGGAATTCCCTTTGACCCCTGAATTATTTGCCAATAGAATTCCTGGTCTTGACCAATCTCTGTCAGCAACATTGTTCAAAGTTTTTCAGGACCGAGGCTTTGTCGATGAGAATGGTTACATCAGGGATGACGGGCGTGTAATACCATGGAAAACTGCTCTTGAGGAGAGAAATATCCTTCTTCCAGATAAATCTTTGGTCGATCACATTCAAGAGGAAATGAATCTTGCATTTGCATATCATGAAATGACCAGCATACAGTCTCAGCAAATATTTGACTGGTTTGAATCTCATAAGAGTTGA
- the LOC140815110 gene encoding uncharacterized protein, protein MERLKSKPAMLLLWAVLLSQNLLIPVMSAASFEDQKNYYPPSVSYTPPSQGSGGGHATPTPSHGGGSGSSGGSPPANCGTPPSGRHHRTSPSTPGGGGGGGYYHSPPTSTPSPTTPTTPTPGSGTSPTTPIVNPPIVIPGSPSTPGVTTPSPPFSFGPTSPPFTCIFWRNHPTLVWGLIGWLGTVGGPVNGGTIGGTFGLPTVPGFSPNTNVLQALSNTHTDGYGELYREGTAAFLNSMAHARFPYTTTQVRDSFIAALSSNKAASAQGQLFKLANEGRNQPRI, encoded by the exons ATGGAGAGGTTGAAAAGTAAGCCTGCAATGTTGCTTCTGTGGGCTGTATTGCTTTCCCAAAACTTGCTCATTCCTGTCATGTCTGCAGCAAGCTTTGAGGATCAGAAAAACTACTATCCTCCGTCAG TTTCGTACACCCCTCCATCACAAGGTTCAGGAGGTGGCCATGCAACTCCAACACCTTCTCATGGAGGTGGCAGCGGCAGCTCCGGAGGTTCTCCACCAGCCAACTGCGGTACCCCACCAAGCGGCAGACATCACCGAACTAGTCCATCTACTccaggtggaggtggaggtggcgGATACTACCACTCCCCTCCAACCTCAACCCCGTCCCCAACGACACCAACCACTCCGACACCAGGAAGTGGAACTTCGCCAACCACCCCAATCGTCAACCCTCCTATTGTCATCCCGGGGAGTCCAAGCACTCCCGGCGTCACAACTCCGTCACCTCCATTTTCCTTTGGTCCAACCTCTCCGCCTTTTACTTGCAT TTTCTGGAGGAATCACCCGACATTGGTGTGGGGATTAATTGGCTGGCTTGGAACAGTTGGCGGACCAGTTAATGGCGGAACAATTGGTGGCACATTCGGCTTGCCTACTGTTCCTGGATTTAGTCCTAACACAAATGTGCTACAGGCTCTTTCAAACACACATACTGACGGCTATGGAGAACTTTACAGGGAAGGCACTGCAGCTTTCCTCAACTCCATGGCGCACGCGAGATTCCCTTACACAACCACACAAGTCAGGGATAGTTTTATTGCGGCGCTTAGCTCAAACAAAGCAGCATCAGCTCAGGGTCAGCTCTTCAAGCTGGCTAATGAGGGTAGAAACCAGCCAAGAATATGA
- the LOC140814379 gene encoding xyloglucan endotransglucosylase protein 1-like: MLRLLVAVAFLFGAAAAGNFSKDVTITWGNGNGKVLNGGQLVSLSLDNSTGSGFESNDQFLFGRFDVQMKLVPNNSAGTVTTFYMSSQGDAHDEIDLEFLGNASGQPYTLHTNVFAKGVGGREQQIRLWFNPTAAFHTYTILWNSQRIIILVDNIPIRVFNNNEAKGVPFPNTQPMKVYASLWNADDWATQGGRVKTDWSLAPFTAYYRNYNANACVVTASGNSCANSSTVGNQAWQTQGLDANSRNRIRWVQDKYMIYNYCTDAKRFPNGFPKECRLPRF; the protein is encoded by the exons atgctcAGGCTTTTAGTGGCCGTGGCCTTCCTATTTGGCGCGGCAGCCGCAGGTAATTTCAGCAAAGATGTCACCATTACTTGGGGAAATGGAAACGGTAAGGTACTCAACGGGGGGCAACTTGTATCCCTGTCCCTTGATAATTCGACTGGCTCCGGTTTCGAATCCAATGACCAGTTCTTATTCGGAAGATTTGATGTGCAAATGAAGCTAGTGCCCAACAACTCAGCTGGCACTGTCACTACGTTTTAT ATGTCGTCTCAAGGAGATGCACATGATGAAATTGACCTGGAGTTCTTGGGCAATGCCAGTGGACAGCCTTATACTTTGCATACAAATGTATTCGCGAAAGGCGTAGGAGGCCGGGAGCAACAGATCCGGCTTTGGTTCAATCCAACGGCGGCATTCCATACTTACACCATTCTTTGGAACTCGCAACGCATCAT TATCTTGGTGGACAACATCCCGATTAGGGTTTTCAACAACAACGAAGCAAAAGGCGTTCCATTCCCCAACACCCAGCCCATGAAAGTGTACGCGAGTCTGTGGAACGCCGATGACTGGGCAACACAAGGCGGGAGGGTGAAAACCGATTGGTCTCTGGCTCCTTTTACTGCATACTACAGGAATTACAACGCCAATGCCTGTGTTGTCACCGCGTCCGGAAATTCCTGCGCAAATTCCAGTACCGTAGGCAATCAGGCATGGCAGACGCAGGGTTTGGATGCTAACAGCAGAAACAGGATACGTTGGGTGCAGGATAAATATATGATCTACAACTACTGCACCGACGCCAAGAGGTTTCCAAATGGTTTTCCGAAGGAATGCAGACTCCCAAGGTTTTAG
- the LOC140814617 gene encoding xyloglucan endotransglucosylase/hydrolase protein 24-like, with protein sequence MQLHSSHKHLNLFQHSYLTISNLTMLLLSIFVASFLTASADFYRDAEISWGEGRGKILEGGRVLTLSLDQYSGSGFQTRNEYLLGRFDLQLKLVPGNSAGTVTTFFLSSQGAGHDEIDFEFLGNSSGEPYTVHTNVYAQGKGDKEQQFRLWFDPTVAFHTYSIVWNSQRIIFLVDNIPLRVFNNNEAIGTPYPKSQAMRVYCSLWNADDWATQGGRVKTDWTKAPFVATYKNFNIVSSKPGDSLNNSQAWQTQALDANGRNRLRWVQQKYMIYNYCTDTKRFPQGIPAECKSTRF encoded by the exons ATGCAACTTCATTCATCTCACAAACACCTCAACCTTTTCCAACATTCTTATCTGACGATCTCAAATTTAACCATGCTTCTACTTTCCATCTTCGTGGCTTCTTTCTTAACTGCTTCGGCTGATTTCTACCGGGATGCTGAGATCTCATGGGGAGAAGGTCGTGGCAAGATTCTTGAAGGTGGGCGTGTCTTGACATTGTCCCTGGACCAGTATTCGGGCTCCGGGTTCCAGACCAGGAATGAGTATTTGTTGGGACGGTTTGATTTACAACTCAAGCTTGTTCCTGGAAATTCTGCCGGAACTGTCACCACATTCTTT TTATCATCTCAGGGTGCGGGGCATGACGAAATTGATTTCGAGTTCTTGGGAAATTCTTCTGGAGAGCCATACACGGTTCACACAAATGTTTATGCACAAGGGAAAGGAGACAAAGAACAGCAGTTCCGCCTCTGGTTCGATCCAACGGTGGCATTCCACACATACTCCATCGTCTGGAATTCCCAACGCATAAT ATTCTTGGTGGACAATATTCCTCTCAGAGTATTCAACAATAACGAAGCAATCGGTACTCCATACCCGAAAAGCCAAGCTATGAGAGTATATTGCAGCTTATGGAATGCAGATGACTGGGCTACACAAGGTGGCCGAGTCAAGACAGATTGGACTAAAGCTCCATTTGTGGCGACTTACAAAAATTTCAACATTGTTTCTTCGAAGCCTGGGGATTCTTTGAATAATAGTCAGGCTTGGCAGACTCAGGCATTAGATGCCAATGGAAGAAACAGATTGAGATGGGTTCAACAAAAGTATATGATTTACAATTACTGCACTGATACCAAGAGGTTCCCTCAGGGAATCCCCGCTGAATGCAAGAGCACAAGATTCTAA